A single Dermacentor variabilis isolate Ectoservices chromosome 9, ASM5094787v1, whole genome shotgun sequence DNA region contains:
- the LOC142557953 gene encoding uncharacterized protein LOC142557953 produces the protein MWNDSLQTTRIGNSVCRDTNPDLTFTLNVPSAEWSRHPKTLGSDHHILQLTVAHTRKPARLGAAWVTEWKSFRDVLNVETTIENIDDWLKKVLDTAERHTKTIQLNEVVPAVDTHLLHLWEARRTLLKKWKRQKLNKKLKKRIAFVTEPAQAYAETLGRQNWQAFCDKLQGTLSTKTTWHLLRSLLDNDATKTQQRQHLCRLVHNHAGSQKNLLREIEKLCGDPPVNTTAHDKVYDGKPNTDLDQPLTHAELSAVLSTLTRNTSPGTGPIIDKHLRNLPQQATAALLQYFNACWERGELPAAWKHSEITMIPKPKKKLSVKNLRLISLTSQNLSTQDAFLLLKEDLIDHPSTRSKSSILAIDVKGALDNVRHEAILCNLEDLGCGSRTYDNVRNFLTGRTATVGIYNLRSDSFRLPSKGTPQGSVISLLLFNVKDTLSMPAISRYGRGPQTLEHKKHAYRKQ, from the exons ATGTGGAATGACTCACTCCAAACAACGAGAATAGGTAATAGTGTCTGCAGAGACACCAACCCGGATCTCACCTTCACGCTAAACGTGCCCTCGGCAGAATGGAGCCGACACCCCAAAACActgggcagcgatcatcacatCCTCCAACTAACCGTGGCTCACACTCGCAAGCCCGCTAGGCTTGGAGCGGCCTGGGTAACTGAGTGGAAGTCATTCAGAGACGTGCTAAATGTCGAGACCACCATCGAGAACATAGATGACTGGCTGAAGAAAGTCCTCGACACGGCAGAACGCCACACGAAAACAATACAGCTGAATGAAGTAGTGCCAGCCGTCGACAcgcacctcctccacctctgggaagccagaaGAACTctcctcaagaaatggaagagACAGAAGCTGAACAAGAAATTAAAGAAGCGAATTGCCTTCGTCACCGAGCCAGCACAGGCATACGCGGAGACATTAGGAAGACAGAACTGGCAGGCATTTTGCGACAAACTCCAGGGAACCCTGAGCACAAAGACGACGTGGCATCTCCTGCGCTCCCTTCTCGACAACGACGCTACGAAGACGCAGCAGCGACAGCACCTCTGTAGGCTCGTGCACAACCACGCCGGATCCCAAAAGAACCTCCTCCGAGAAATTGAGAAGCTGTGCGGTGACCCACCTGTTAATACGACGGCACATGACAAAGTCTACGATGGGAAACCAAACACCGACCTTGACCAACCCCTTACGCACGCTGAACTCTCTGCAGTACTATCGACGCTCACCAGAAACACCAGCCCGGGCACAGGTCCGATCATCGACAAGCATCTCCGGAACCTGCCGCAGCAGGCTACCGCAGCCCTGCTCCAGTACTTCAATGCATGCTGGGAGAGAGGGGAGCTACCGGCTGCCTGGAAGCACTCGGAgatcaccatgatccccaaaccaaagaAAAAGCTCAGCGTCAAGAACTTGCGCCTAATTTCCCTTACCTC GCAGAACCTGTCAACGCAAGATGCCTTCCTTCTACTCAAGGAAGACCTCATCGACCACCCGAGTACGAGAAGCAAATCATCGATTTTAGCCATCGACGTAAAGGGAGCTTTGGACAACGTCCGTCACGAAGCTATCCTCTGCAACCTCGAAGACCTGGGCTGCGGGTCTCGGACATACGATAATGTCAGGAATTTCCTCACGGGCCGCACGGCCACAGTTGGAATATACAACCTGCGCAGCGACAGCTTCCGATTAccgagcaaaggcaccccgcagggtTCGGTCATATCGCTGTTGCTTTTCAACGTCAAAGACACGCTTTCTATGCCGGCGATATCGCGTTATGGACGAGGACCCCAAACACTGGAACACAAGAAACACGCCTACAGGAAGCAGTAG